TTTTCGCAACTTAAAAATGATAGTTATACTGAAAAAAATATATCATATAATTCAAGCTTCACTAATAATAAATACGATATATATATTCCTAAAAGAAAATCCAATCCTCCGATAGTCGTATTTTTCCATGGAGGTGGGTTTATTACTGGAGATAAGAACATGGCTAAATATTTTGGGCCAACATTGGCAGCTGAAGGGTATGCGGTTATATCTGTTAATTATGAATTAGCTCCTAAAGCAACTTTAGATGATCAAATTTTACAAGCAACTGATTTTATTAATGATCTTCCAACAATCACGGATAAATTCAAATTAGACAATAATAATATCTTTTTATCTGGATCGTCTGCTGGTGGGTATCTTGCAGCGCAATTAGGTACAGCTAGGTATAATAAAACGTATAACAAAATAGATAAACAAACGATTGATGATGAGATCAAGATAAAAGGCCTAATTCTGTATAGTGCCCCTTATAAGTTATCTTTTATTCAAGATTATCCAGTCGATAATTGGTT
This sequence is a window from Enterococcus sp. 7F3_DIV0205. Protein-coding genes within it:
- a CDS encoding alpha/beta hydrolase encodes the protein MPKYVKIFILFISSVLVLTILLLFISPVPFLNVVKSRTPKLPGYTPPHNFSQLKNDSYTEKNISYNSSFTNNKYDIYIPKRKSNPPIVVFFHGGGFITGDKNMAKYFGPTLAAEGYAVISVNYELAPKATLDDQILQATDFINDLPTITDKFKLDNNNIFLSGSSAGGYLAAQLGTARYNKTYNKIDKQTIDDEIKIKGLILYSAPYKLSFIQDYPVDNWLFKLSVFEMGWALTGERFWKNDPKLGDKYNLEPYITTQFPPVFITDGNKKTFTQQAKEYEEALKKHRVDTTSLFFPDTLDVNHGYQMNMRTPESEEALSKTLSFLDKWTQ